The Collimonas fungivorans Ter331 genome has a segment encoding these proteins:
- a CDS encoding ABC transporter ATP-binding protein produces the protein MSATDLVILELRKLHRQFGDTPIIRGADLQLKQGERLALIGPNGAGKSTLFNLISGRTVASSGEILLHGRDISGLSPFQVNRLGLARSFQITNIFPQLSVRENLRAAVMSSHGYRNVFWRRLSTLRAVNQRTEEVLLSCGLHAQRDTLGGDLSYAAQRALEIGITIAGDASLILLDEPTAGMSRDESAAAAELIRSVSVGKTLLMIEHDMEVVFGLVDRIAVLVEGRIIACDTPEAIRGNRAVQAAYLGSVEAEPAA, from the coding sequence ATGAGCGCAACTGACCTGGTTATTCTGGAATTGCGCAAGCTGCACAGGCAGTTCGGAGACACGCCTATCATCCGCGGCGCAGACCTGCAATTGAAACAAGGTGAAAGACTGGCGTTGATCGGCCCCAACGGCGCCGGAAAATCGACGCTGTTCAACCTGATCTCGGGCCGCACCGTCGCCAGCAGCGGCGAGATCCTGCTGCATGGCCGCGATATCAGCGGCCTCAGCCCGTTCCAGGTCAATCGCCTGGGCCTGGCGCGCAGCTTCCAGATCACCAATATATTCCCGCAGTTGAGCGTCCGGGAAAACCTGCGCGCCGCCGTAATGTCGTCGCATGGTTACCGCAATGTGTTCTGGCGCCGCCTGTCGACCCTGCGTGCTGTCAACCAGCGCACTGAAGAAGTATTGCTGTCGTGCGGTTTGCATGCGCAGCGCGACACCCTTGGCGGCGACCTCAGTTATGCCGCCCAGCGCGCACTGGAAATCGGCATCACGATCGCCGGCGATGCCAGCTTGATCCTGCTGGACGAACCGACCGCCGGCATGAGCCGGGACGAATCGGCGGCTGCCGCCGAGCTGATCCGCAGCGTCAGCGTCGGCAAGACCTTGCTGATGATCGAACATGATATGGAAGTGGTGTTCGGGCTGGTGGACCGGATCGCTGTGCTGGTCGAAGGCCGCATTATCGCTTGCGACACGCCAGAGGCAATCCGCGGCAATCGCGCGGTGCAGGCAGCTTATCTCGGCAGCGTCGAGGCGGAGCCTGCAGCATGA
- a CDS encoding MFS transporter, with protein MSATPTSPDAPSASWADLLSGRNALRSITLAGGIGMHATNVYIVTTILPSVVKDIGGLEYYAWATSLFVVASIIAAGLASRLVEWIGYRPACLLALLVFSLGSAGCALAPHMVWLLLARTVQGFGGGVLVALSYAMIRVVFAPPLWSRAMALMSGMWGISTLSGPAIGGMFAQAGSWRGAFWSLLPAAVILALLVQFTLKVPAETRAEEKANSIPITKILLLAAAVLSVSAASLFSSAIFNLGGILLGIALVGLIAWLEQRGGTRLLPTGAFSLRSRIGALYATMILMILGLTTEIYVPYFLQVIQGHSPLLAGYLTGIMSCGWTLAALLFSSYGGSRAKFVMKAGPLVVIAALLALSFMLPSAAALNDYGLLPLCIALILVGFGIGMGMPHLMAKILSSAPPDEGNLAAYSLTTVQLFATAIGAALAGMVTSLAGLADPGGLPGAANAAQWLFICFAAAPLLAFFTVRQALRLNAPAVAGAVRSEQLQEPLS; from the coding sequence ATGTCAGCCACCCCTACTTCGCCCGACGCACCCTCCGCCAGCTGGGCCGACCTGCTGTCGGGGCGCAATGCCTTGCGCTCCATCACGCTGGCCGGCGGCATCGGCATGCACGCCACCAATGTCTATATCGTCACCACCATCCTGCCGTCGGTAGTCAAGGACATCGGCGGCCTGGAATACTATGCTTGGGCCACCTCGCTGTTTGTGGTGGCTTCCATCATCGCCGCCGGCCTGGCTTCGCGGCTGGTCGAATGGATCGGCTATCGTCCCGCCTGCCTGCTGGCGCTGCTGGTGTTTTCGCTGGGTTCGGCCGGCTGCGCGCTGGCGCCGCACATGGTGTGGCTGCTGCTGGCGCGCACCGTGCAAGGTTTCGGCGGCGGCGTGCTGGTGGCGCTGTCCTACGCCATGATCCGGGTAGTATTTGCCCCGCCGCTGTGGTCGCGCGCGATGGCATTGATGTCGGGCATGTGGGGGATTTCCACGCTGTCCGGCCCGGCCATCGGCGGCATGTTTGCGCAGGCCGGCAGTTGGCGCGGCGCGTTCTGGTCGCTATTGCCGGCAGCCGTCATACTTGCGCTGCTGGTGCAGTTCACTCTGAAGGTTCCGGCAGAAACGCGTGCGGAAGAGAAAGCGAACAGCATTCCCATCACAAAAATCCTGCTGCTGGCGGCGGCGGTGCTGTCGGTGTCGGCGGCCAGCCTGTTCAGCAGCGCCATCTTCAATCTCGGCGGCATCCTGCTCGGCATCGCCCTGGTCGGCCTGATCGCCTGGCTGGAGCAGCGCGGTGGCACCCGTTTGCTGCCGACCGGGGCGTTTTCCCTGCGCAGCCGCATCGGCGCCCTGTACGCCACCATGATCTTGATGATCCTGGGACTGACCACCGAAATCTACGTGCCGTATTTCCTGCAAGTGATCCAGGGCCACTCGCCGCTGCTGGCCGGCTACCTGACCGGCATCATGTCCTGCGGCTGGACTTTGGCGGCGCTGCTGTTCTCCAGTTATGGCGGGAGCCGTGCGAAATTTGTCATGAAAGCCGGGCCGCTGGTGGTGATCGCGGCATTGCTGGCGCTGTCGTTCATGCTGCCGTCGGCCGCGGCGCTGAACGACTACGGCCTGCTGCCCCTGTGCATCGCGCTGATACTGGTCGGTTTCGGCATCGGCATGGGCATGCCGCACCTGATGGCGAAGATATTGAGCAGCGCGCCCCCGGATGAAGGCAATCTCGCCGCCTATTCGCTCACCACCGTGCAATTGTTCGCCACCGCCATCGGCGCCGCCCTGGCCGGGATGGTGACCTCGCTGGCCGGGCTGGCCGACCCGGGCGGTTTGCCCGGCGCTGCAAATGCGGCACAATGGCTATTCATCTGCTTCGCGGCGGCGCCGCTGCTGGCTTTCTTTACGGTGCGCCAAGCCTTGCGCCTGAACGCCCCAGCCGTCGCCGGTGCAGTCCGCAGCGAACAACTACAGGAACCCCTGTCATGA
- a CDS encoding branched-chain amino acid ABC transporter permease yields the protein MEFTLITLLNGLSYGLLLFLLSSGLTLIFSMLGVLNFAHASFYMLGAYFAYAISIKLGFWPALLLAPLLVGLLGALVERFGLRHVRRHGQVAELLFTFGLSYVIVELVQLAWGKSALPYAIPKQLDGPLFTFYSTTFPIYRGFMMLLALLVLLAAGWLLKRSRTGLLIQAALTHPQMVEALGHNVPRMFTLVFAAGCGLAGLAGVVGGNAFVTEPGMAAGVGSIIFVVVVVGGLGSLRGAFLASLLIAILQTFAVALDVSLAGGLAHWGVTVDPEAAAYPLLQLTLAQLAPVLPYLLLVLVMLLRPRGLSGVRD from the coding sequence ATGGAATTTACCCTCATCACTTTGCTGAACGGCCTCAGTTACGGCTTGCTGCTGTTCCTGTTGTCGTCGGGACTGACGCTGATCTTCAGCATGCTGGGCGTGCTGAATTTTGCGCATGCGAGTTTCTACATGCTGGGCGCCTATTTCGCTTATGCGATCAGCATCAAGCTCGGATTCTGGCCGGCGCTGCTGCTGGCGCCGTTGCTGGTTGGCCTGCTGGGAGCGCTAGTCGAGCGCTTCGGGCTGCGCCATGTGCGGCGCCACGGGCAGGTGGCGGAGCTGCTGTTCACTTTTGGCCTTTCCTACGTGATCGTCGAACTGGTGCAGCTGGCCTGGGGCAAATCGGCGCTGCCGTATGCGATACCAAAGCAGCTAGACGGGCCGCTGTTTACCTTTTATTCGACCACGTTTCCCATTTATCGCGGCTTCATGATGCTGCTGGCGTTGCTGGTCCTGCTGGCCGCGGGCTGGCTGCTGAAACGGTCGCGCACTGGCTTGCTGATTCAGGCGGCGCTGACCCATCCGCAGATGGTCGAAGCGCTCGGCCACAACGTGCCGCGCATGTTCACCCTGGTGTTTGCGGCCGGTTGCGGCCTGGCCGGATTGGCGGGAGTGGTGGGCGGCAATGCCTTTGTCACCGAACCGGGCATGGCGGCCGGGGTCGGCAGCATCATCTTCGTGGTGGTAGTGGTCGGCGGCCTGGGTTCGCTGCGCGGGGCGTTCCTGGCGTCGCTGCTGATCGCCATCCTGCAGACTTTTGCGGTGGCGCTGGATGTATCCCTGGCCGGCGGCCTGGCGCATTGGGGCGTAACCGTCGATCCTGAGGCAGCGGCTTATCCGCTGCTGCAACTGACGCTGGCCCAGCTGGCGCCGGTGCTGCCGTACCTGCTGCTGGTGCTGGTCATGCTGTTGCGTCCGCGCGGTTTGTCTGGAGTGCGCGACTGA
- a CDS encoding ferredoxin--NADP reductase — protein MSSSPPKTPVSQLKASTETVTSVHYWTDKLLSFRTTRPAGYQFTPGQFARLGVTAGEETLWRAYSVTSAAGEDELEYFLVQVPGGLFTEQLKSLKPGYPILVEKFSYGFMTVDRFVDGEDLWMLATGTGLGPFISILQDPAVWKKFRNLVLVHCVRNSDELAYQELLSALPQRPELVAGGARLQLIRSTTRDQQATAPGNLQGRITTLLSNGELEAAAGLDITVEKSRIMMCGNPEMITATRDILYQRGLRPCRRAVPGQFVTEDYW, from the coding sequence ATGAGCAGCTCGCCTCCAAAAACGCCGGTTTCCCAGCTCAAGGCCAGTACCGAAACCGTCACCAGTGTGCATTACTGGACCGACAAGCTACTGTCGTTCCGCACTACGCGGCCGGCCGGCTACCAGTTCACGCCGGGCCAGTTTGCCCGGCTCGGGGTGACGGCCGGCGAGGAAACCCTGTGGCGCGCCTATTCGGTCACCTCGGCGGCCGGCGAAGATGAGCTGGAATATTTCCTGGTCCAGGTTCCCGGCGGCTTGTTCACTGAACAGTTGAAAAGCCTGAAGCCGGGTTACCCGATCCTGGTGGAAAAATTCAGCTACGGCTTCATGACCGTGGACCGGTTTGTAGACGGCGAAGATCTGTGGATGCTGGCCACCGGCACCGGTCTCGGCCCGTTCATCTCGATCCTGCAGGATCCGGCGGTATGGAAAAAATTCCGCAACCTGGTCCTGGTCCATTGCGTCAGGAACAGCGACGAGCTGGCCTACCAGGAACTGCTGTCCGCCCTGCCGCAGCGGCCGGAGCTGGTAGCCGGCGGCGCCAGGCTGCAACTGATACGCTCCACCACACGCGATCAGCAGGCGACCGCTCCCGGCAACCTGCAAGGCCGCATCACTACCCTGCTGAGCAACGGCGAACTGGAAGCGGCGGCCGGGCTGGATATCACAGTGGAAAAATCGCGCATCATGATGTGCGGCAATCCGGAAATGATTACCGCTACCCGCGACATCCTCTACCAGCGCGGCTTGCGCCCATGCCGGCGCGCGGTGCCTGGGCAGTTTGTGACGGAAGATTACTGGTGA
- a CDS encoding branched-chain amino acid ABC transporter permease has product MKKRLTRKWIWLAFALVLLAAPWVFPQSAALSLLSQCGSMMILALSFNMLLGQTGMLSFGHAVYAGLAAFAAVHVMNRWAGGSPAALALVPLVGGCAGLLCGAVFGFITTRKSGTALSMISLALVELVAAGALMLPGWFGGESGISTDRVLGAPMFGIDFASQLQVYYLIACWLFVSAAAMYGLTRTPLGRIANAVRDNPERAAFIGYDPRRVRYLMFMLSAFFAGVGGALTAINFEIASAENLGLLRSAQILLFTFIGGAGYFFGPMIGALVGVLFSGLLSTYTRGWQLYLGLLFVIVVLFAPGGIAGVLVRLASVRRLTLPFLLPFLLRSAALLLLAGGSVFLIEMLYRRTAGL; this is encoded by the coding sequence ATGAAGAAACGCTTGACGCGAAAATGGATCTGGCTGGCGTTTGCGCTGGTGTTGCTGGCGGCGCCCTGGGTGTTTCCGCAAAGCGCGGCGCTGTCGCTGCTGTCGCAATGCGGCAGCATGATGATCCTGGCGCTTTCTTTCAACATGCTGCTGGGGCAGACCGGCATGCTGTCCTTCGGCCACGCCGTGTACGCCGGCCTGGCCGCGTTTGCGGCAGTGCACGTGATGAACCGGTGGGCCGGCGGCAGTCCTGCCGCGCTGGCGCTGGTGCCGCTGGTCGGCGGTTGCGCCGGTTTGTTGTGCGGCGCCGTGTTCGGTTTCATTACTACCCGCAAATCGGGTACTGCCTTGTCGATGATCAGCCTGGCGTTGGTCGAGCTGGTGGCAGCCGGGGCCTTGATGCTGCCGGGATGGTTCGGCGGCGAGAGCGGAATCAGCACCGATCGCGTGCTCGGCGCGCCGATGTTCGGCATTGATTTTGCTTCGCAGTTGCAGGTGTATTACCTGATCGCCTGCTGGCTGTTCGTCTCTGCCGCCGCCATGTACGGACTGACGCGTACGCCGCTGGGCCGCATCGCCAACGCCGTGCGCGACAACCCGGAGCGGGCGGCTTTCATCGGCTATGATCCGCGCCGCGTGCGTTACCTGATGTTCATGCTGTCGGCGTTCTTCGCCGGCGTCGGCGGCGCGCTGACCGCCATCAATTTCGAAATCGCCAGCGCCGAAAACCTGGGTTTGCTGCGTTCGGCGCAAATCCTGCTGTTTACCTTTATCGGCGGCGCCGGCTATTTCTTCGGGCCGATGATAGGAGCTTTGGTCGGCGTGCTGTTTTCTGGCTTGCTTTCGACCTATACGCGAGGCTGGCAGCTGTACCTTGGCCTGCTGTTTGTGATCGTGGTGCTGTTTGCGCCCGGCGGCATCGCCGGCGTTCTGGTGCGGCTGGCCTCTGTTCGACGGCTGACGTTACCATTTCTGCTGCCGTTTTTGCTGCGTTCTGCCGCCCTGTTGCTGCTGGCGGGCGGATCCGTATTCTTGATTGAAATGCTGTACCGGCGGACGGCGGGCCTATGA
- the hutU gene encoding urocanate hydratase, giving the protein MSTNTDPRRDPSRTIRAPRGATLTAKSWLTEAPLRMLMNNLDPEVAERPNDLVVYGGIGRAARDWACFDKIVEALTKLDDDQTLLIQSGKPVGVFQTHADAPRVLLANSNLVPKWANWEHFNELDRKGLFMYGQMTAGSWIYIGSQGIVQGTFETFAEAGRQHFGGDLAGRWILTAGLGGMGGAQPLAATLAGAASLTIECKQSSIDFRLRTRYLDKQAKNLDDALELVKYHTERKEAISIGLLGNAAEVLPELVRRAKAGGIKPDLVTDQTSAHDLINGYLPLGWSVEQWIAAQNDPSQQARLTADAAQSCAQHVQAMLDFHAMGIKTVDYGNNIRQVAFDQGVKNAFDFPGFVPAYIRPLFCEGKGPFRWVALSGDPEDIYKTDAKIKELFPQNKHVHRWLDMARERISFQGLPARICWLGLGERHIAGLAFNEMVRTGELKAPIVIGRDHLDTGSVASPNRETESMKDGTDAVSDWPLLNALLNTSGGATWVSLHHGGGVGMGYSQHAGMVIVADGTEAAAKRLARVLVNDCASGVMRHADAGYEAAIECAKRHKLNLPMIDR; this is encoded by the coding sequence ATGAGCACCAATACAGATCCGCGGCGCGACCCCAGCCGCACCATCCGTGCCCCGCGCGGCGCCACCCTGACCGCCAAGAGCTGGCTGACCGAAGCGCCGCTGCGCATGTTGATGAACAATCTCGATCCGGAAGTGGCGGAGCGGCCGAACGACCTGGTGGTCTACGGCGGCATCGGCCGCGCCGCGCGCGACTGGGCCTGTTTCGACAAGATCGTCGAGGCCCTGACCAAGCTGGACGACGACCAGACCCTACTGATCCAGTCCGGCAAGCCGGTCGGCGTATTCCAGACCCACGCCGATGCGCCGCGGGTGCTGCTGGCCAACTCCAACCTGGTGCCGAAATGGGCCAACTGGGAACATTTCAACGAACTCGACCGCAAAGGCCTGTTTATGTACGGCCAGATGACCGCCGGCAGCTGGATCTACATCGGCAGCCAGGGTATCGTGCAAGGCACGTTTGAAACCTTTGCCGAAGCCGGGCGCCAGCATTTTGGCGGCGACCTGGCCGGACGCTGGATCCTGACCGCCGGCCTGGGCGGCATGGGCGGCGCGCAGCCGCTGGCGGCAACCCTGGCCGGCGCCGCCTCGCTGACTATCGAATGCAAGCAGTCCAGCATCGATTTCCGCCTGCGCACACGTTATCTCGACAAGCAGGCCAAGAACCTGGACGATGCACTGGAGCTGGTCAAATACCATACCGAACGCAAGGAAGCGATTTCCATCGGCCTGCTCGGCAACGCCGCGGAAGTGCTGCCAGAGCTGGTCAGGCGCGCCAAGGCCGGCGGCATCAAGCCCGACCTGGTGACTGACCAGACCTCGGCGCATGACCTGATCAACGGCTATCTGCCGCTGGGCTGGAGCGTCGAGCAATGGATAGCGGCGCAGAACGATCCGTCGCAGCAGGCGCGGCTGACTGCCGACGCGGCGCAATCCTGCGCGCAGCACGTGCAAGCAATGCTGGATTTCCACGCGATGGGCATCAAGACCGTCGACTACGGCAACAACATCCGCCAGGTCGCATTCGACCAGGGCGTCAAGAACGCCTTCGATTTCCCCGGTTTCGTGCCGGCCTATATCCGGCCGCTGTTTTGCGAAGGCAAGGGGCCGTTCCGCTGGGTCGCCTTGTCGGGCGATCCCGAGGATATCTACAAGACCGACGCCAAGATCAAAGAACTGTTCCCGCAAAACAAGCATGTGCACCGCTGGCTCGACATGGCGCGCGAACGCATTTCCTTCCAGGGTTTGCCGGCGCGGATCTGCTGGCTGGGACTGGGCGAACGCCATATCGCCGGCCTCGCGTTCAACGAAATGGTGCGCACCGGTGAATTGAAAGCGCCGATCGTGATCGGCCGCGACCACCTGGATACCGGCTCCGTCGCCAGCCCGAACCGCGAAACCGAAAGCATGAAAGACGGCACCGACGCGGTTTCCGACTGGCCTTTGCTGAACGCCTTGCTGAATACTTCCGGCGGCGCTACCTGGGTTTCGCTGCATCATGGCGGCGGGGTCGGCATGGGTTATTCGCAGCATGCCGGCATGGTGATCGTCGCCGACGGCACCGAAGCGGCCGCCAAGCGCCTGGCGCGGGTGCTGGTCAACGATTGCGCCTCCGGCGTGATGCGCCATGCCGACGCCGGCTATGAAGCGGCGATCGAGTGCGCCAAGCGGCATAAGCTGAACCTGCCGATGATTGATCGTTGA
- a CDS encoding ABC transporter ATP-binding protein has translation MTALLEVRGLHAFYGQSHVLHGVDLDVGAGEIVSLLGRNGAGRSSTLKALMGMLRSRGSVRFSGVELNGLKTFQIARHGLAYVPEERAVFPTLTVQQNLLLGQQRERVAIEEMWQLMPQLAARKHVAAGLLSGGEQQMLSLCRSLMGKPRLIMVDEPTEGLAPHMVQSVARHLQLLRAQGLGVLLVEQKLGIALEISDRVLVMGHGQIVFAGTPDELRANPEIRQKWLEV, from the coding sequence ATGACGGCCTTGCTCGAAGTGCGCGGCTTGCACGCTTTTTACGGCCAGAGCCACGTCTTGCACGGCGTCGATCTTGATGTCGGAGCGGGTGAAATCGTCAGCCTGCTGGGGCGCAACGGCGCCGGCCGTTCCTCGACCCTGAAAGCGCTCATGGGCATGCTGCGCAGCCGCGGCTCGGTGCGTTTCAGCGGCGTCGAGCTGAACGGTTTGAAAACCTTCCAGATTGCCCGCCACGGCCTGGCTTACGTGCCGGAAGAACGGGCCGTGTTTCCGACGCTGACGGTGCAGCAGAACCTGCTCTTGGGCCAGCAGCGCGAGCGCGTGGCGATTGAGGAAATGTGGCAACTGATGCCGCAGCTGGCGGCGCGCAAGCATGTGGCCGCTGGTTTGCTGTCCGGCGGCGAACAGCAGATGCTCAGCCTGTGCCGCAGCCTGATGGGCAAACCGCGGCTGATCATGGTGGATGAACCGACCGAAGGCCTGGCGCCGCACATGGTGCAGTCGGTGGCCCGGCATTTGCAGTTATTGCGGGCGCAAGGGCTGGGTGTATTGCTGGTGGAGCAGAAACTCGGCATCGCGCTGGAAATCTCCGACCGCGTGCTGGTGATGGGACACGGACAGATCGTGTTTGCCGGTACTCCGGACGAATTGCGCGCCAATCCGGAGATACGACAGAAATGGCTGGAAGTCTAG
- the hutC gene encoding histidine utilization repressor has protein sequence MHGATTNKAVPAFQQVKDHVLQQIRSGDWKPGDLIPSERELMLQFSLSRMTVNRALRELTDNQLLVRIQGSGTYVAPGKYQSTLVEIHSIDDELVARGHRYRSQVLTLEASNAPVALKALELESGPAFHSVIVHFADDIPIQLEDRYTNPQLFPDYLQQDFHRITPNHYMVQIAPLDKAEYSIESKMPDAAVRKLLQMEAGEPCLLLSRRTWVRQAVATSVALWHPGSRYQFTGGF, from the coding sequence ATGCATGGCGCAACAACAAACAAAGCTGTCCCGGCATTTCAACAGGTCAAGGACCATGTCTTGCAGCAGATCCGCAGCGGCGATTGGAAACCGGGCGACCTGATTCCCTCGGAACGCGAACTGATGCTGCAATTCAGCCTGTCGCGCATGACCGTCAATCGCGCCCTGCGCGAACTGACCGACAACCAGCTGCTGGTGCGGATCCAGGGTTCAGGCACTTACGTCGCGCCCGGCAAATACCAGTCTACACTGGTCGAGATACACAGTATCGACGACGAACTGGTGGCGCGCGGCCACCGCTACCGCAGCCAGGTGCTGACGCTGGAAGCCAGCAATGCGCCGGTCGCCTTGAAGGCGCTGGAGCTGGAAAGCGGCCCGGCCTTCCATTCGGTGATCGTGCATTTTGCCGACGACATCCCGATCCAGCTGGAAGACCGCTACACCAATCCGCAGCTGTTTCCCGACTACCTGCAGCAGGATTTCCACCGCATCACGCCGAATCACTACATGGTGCAGATTGCACCGCTCGACAAAGCCGAATACAGCATCGAATCCAAGATGCCGGACGCCGCGGTGCGCAAGCTACTGCAGATGGAAGCCGGCGAACCGTGCCTGCTGCTGTCGCGCCGCACCTGGGTGCGGCAGGCGGTGGCGACTTCGGTCGCCTTGTGGCATCCCGGCTCAAGATATCAGTTCACCGGCGGATTCTGA